In Verrucomicrobiota bacterium, the following are encoded in one genomic region:
- a CDS encoding 6-phosphofructokinase, with protein MSELAGNLLVAQSGGPTAVINASVAGVIQEAGRHGCIGEILGGLSGILGILNEELIDLNEEKARTIEGLKHTPAAALGTCRYKINFKGDPERAAQDMNRLFEVFQAHDIRYFFYVGGNDSQDTAHKIYEESLVRGWELRVIGVPKTIDNDLPHTDHCPGYGSVVKYVAATVMEVAADVKSMATDDGFCCIIEVMGRAAGWIAGGTVVAKRELDDAPHIILLPEVPFDEQGFLAKVRESVDARRHCVVVAGEGIKYPSGEEVGVDKSRVDAFGHAALGGSADRLAELVQGALKVKTRTVKLGYAQRAAAHFASLTDATEAVACGQAAVRAAVGGQSGFMVKIVRSADAPYQWTTGLQPLGDIANVEHLVPREWIVADGMMVNGKFVDYVRPLVVGEVVVPIEGGLPRFAVLERHPVEKRLAPRK; from the coding sequence ATGAGTGAACTTGCCGGAAATCTCCTCGTTGCGCAGTCGGGCGGCCCAACGGCGGTGATCAATGCCAGCGTGGCGGGCGTCATCCAGGAGGCAGGAAGGCACGGGTGCATCGGGGAGATTCTCGGTGGTCTCAGCGGCATCCTCGGGATTCTCAACGAGGAGTTGATCGACCTCAACGAAGAGAAGGCCCGCACCATCGAGGGGCTCAAGCACACGCCCGCGGCCGCGCTGGGAACGTGCCGTTACAAGATCAACTTCAAGGGCGACCCGGAGAGGGCCGCTCAAGACATGAACCGGCTGTTCGAGGTGTTTCAGGCGCATGACATCCGGTATTTCTTCTATGTGGGCGGTAACGACTCGCAGGACACAGCACACAAGATTTACGAGGAGTCGCTGGTGCGCGGCTGGGAGTTGCGGGTGATCGGCGTGCCCAAGACCATCGACAATGACCTGCCGCATACCGACCACTGTCCGGGTTACGGCTCGGTGGTGAAATACGTCGCGGCAACGGTGATGGAAGTGGCTGCCGACGTGAAGAGCATGGCCACGGATGATGGGTTCTGCTGCATCATCGAGGTGATGGGACGGGCCGCGGGCTGGATCGCGGGCGGGACCGTCGTCGCGAAGCGCGAACTGGACGACGCGCCGCACATCATCCTGCTGCCGGAGGTTCCGTTTGATGAGCAGGGCTTTCTCGCGAAGGTAAGGGAGTCGGTCGATGCGCGGAGACATTGCGTCGTCGTCGCGGGCGAGGGCATCAAGTATCCTTCCGGCGAGGAGGTGGGCGTGGACAAGTCACGAGTGGACGCATTCGGGCACGCGGCGCTCGGAGGCTCGGCTGACCGGCTCGCCGAGTTGGTCCAGGGGGCGCTCAAGGTCAAGACGCGCACGGTGAAGCTCGGCTACGCCCAGCGCGCAGCGGCGCATTTCGCGAGTCTCACGGATGCCACGGAAGCCGTGGCTTGCGGCCAGGCTGCCGTCCGCGCCGCCGTCGGCGGGCAGAGCGGGTTCATGGTCAAGATCGTCCGCTCAGCCGACGCGCCTTACCAGTGGACGACGGGGCTTCAGCCACTGGGCGACATTGCGAACGTCGAGCACCTGGTCCCGCGGGAGTGGATTGTCGCGGACGGGATGATGGTGAACGGGAAGTTCGTGGATTACGTCCGCCCGCTGGTGGTGGGCGAAGTGGTGGTGCCGATCGAGGGCGGTTTGCCGAGGTTCGCCGTGCTGGAACGGCATCCGGTGGAGAAGAGGCTGGCCCCGCGGAAGTAG